Proteins encoded in a region of the Onychostoma macrolepis isolate SWU-2019 chromosome 20, ASM1243209v1, whole genome shotgun sequence genome:
- the fam228a gene encoding protein FAM228A isoform X2, with translation MAHTKTADDMQHTLSLSSKKQLQEQLYSEQQEVVAIIQPLLETEAGFIKNLDHYLTHRGTLDLRKRKLLHKRWTQSVWLPVQQSIEQHFTHHGYTETQKMRSMHAHYINYCNAKGFVFLESYDPLEYNPFLYHFNTPHHRKISTPTLEDPLSLQSRARIKEKTAILRCQTGHVYRRQQVEELLQSPPVSQQSRKHSRAKATRDTASERLWENRSLFKSRSMCTPHAALAEERCFLPQCWSCC, from the exons ATGGCACATACAAAGACTGCAGATGACATGCAACATACCCTTTCTCTCAGCTCCAAAAAACAACTACAG GAACAATTATACTCTGAGCAGCAAGAAGTTGTTGCCATTATACAGCCGCTGCTGGAGACGGAGGCTGGATTCATAAAg AATCTGGATCACTACCTCACTCACAGAGGCACATTGGACCTGAGGAAACGTAAACTGCTCCATAAGCGCTGGACACAGAGTGTGTGGCTGCCGGTACAGCAGAGCATTGAGCAACATTTTACACACCATGGCTACACTGAGACACAGAAGATGAGGAGCATGCATGCACACTACATCAACTACTGTAATGCTAAG ggTTTTGTGTTTCTAGAGAGTTATGATCCTCTGGAGTACAACCCCTTCCTGTACCATTTCAACACACCACATCATCGTAAA ATTTCCACCCCAACATTGGAGGATCCCCTGTCTCTTCAGTCACGAGCCAGGATTAAAGAAAAGACAGCAATACTTCGCTGCCAAACAG GTCATGTATATCGCCGTCAACAAGTGGAGGAACTTCTCCAGAGTCCACCTGTTTCCCAGCAGAGCCGTAAACATTCACGTGCCAAAGCCACCCGAGATACTGCCTCAGAGAGACTTTGGGAGAACCGCAGTCTGTTTAAATCAAG GAGTATGTGCACTCCACATGCGGCTTTGGCAGAGGAACGGTGCTTCCTCCCTCAGTGCTGGTCCTGTTGTTGA
- the fam228a gene encoding protein FAM228A isoform X1, whose amino-acid sequence MLHFSVFKRLLSVNLSDWKFKYNLRPTSTMAHTKTADDMQHTLSLSSKKQLQEQLYSEQQEVVAIIQPLLETEAGFIKNLDHYLTHRGTLDLRKRKLLHKRWTQSVWLPVQQSIEQHFTHHGYTETQKMRSMHAHYINYCNAKGFVFLESYDPLEYNPFLYHFNTPHHRKISTPTLEDPLSLQSRARIKEKTAILRCQTGHVYRRQQVEELLQSPPVSQQSRKHSRAKATRDTASERLWENRSLFKSRSMCTPHAALAEERCFLPQCWSCC is encoded by the exons TGTCTTCAAACGGCTGCTATCAGTGAACTTGTCAGACTGGAAATTCAAATACAATCTCCGACCTACCAGCACAATGGCACATACAAAGACTGCAGATGACATGCAACATACCCTTTCTCTCAGCTCCAAAAAACAACTACAG GAACAATTATACTCTGAGCAGCAAGAAGTTGTTGCCATTATACAGCCGCTGCTGGAGACGGAGGCTGGATTCATAAAg AATCTGGATCACTACCTCACTCACAGAGGCACATTGGACCTGAGGAAACGTAAACTGCTCCATAAGCGCTGGACACAGAGTGTGTGGCTGCCGGTACAGCAGAGCATTGAGCAACATTTTACACACCATGGCTACACTGAGACACAGAAGATGAGGAGCATGCATGCACACTACATCAACTACTGTAATGCTAAG ggTTTTGTGTTTCTAGAGAGTTATGATCCTCTGGAGTACAACCCCTTCCTGTACCATTTCAACACACCACATCATCGTAAA ATTTCCACCCCAACATTGGAGGATCCCCTGTCTCTTCAGTCACGAGCCAGGATTAAAGAAAAGACAGCAATACTTCGCTGCCAAACAG GTCATGTATATCGCCGTCAACAAGTGGAGGAACTTCTCCAGAGTCCACCTGTTTCCCAGCAGAGCCGTAAACATTCACGTGCCAAAGCCACCCGAGATACTGCCTCAGAGAGACTTTGGGAGAACCGCAGTCTGTTTAAATCAAG GAGTATGTGCACTCCACATGCGGCTTTGGCAGAGGAACGGTGCTTCCTCCCTCAGTGCTGGTCCTGTTGTTGA